A single Deinococcus sp. HSC-46F16 DNA region contains:
- a CDS encoding menaquinone biosynthesis decarboxylase, whose protein sequence is MAFPDIQSFMRLLEERGELVRVSVPVDRELEITEIADRLVKSGGPAVLFENVKGSDFPLVIGLMGTRERTALALGVSDLDDLAAKIRHLIDLKGSGGLGGLLGNVGKLRDAMNLPPRRVKSGPAQEVIWRGDEVDLDRLPILKCWPQDGGPFVTLPLVITRDPETGERNMGMYRMQVMGKTVTGMHWQRHKTGTKHLAKAKRLGKRLEVAVALGGDPALIYAATAPLPPVPGLDEFAVAGYLRGQRYPVMKGVTVDLDVPANAEFILEGYVDPSEDWAMEGPFGDHTGFYTLPDLYPRFHVTAVTMRRQPVYPATIVGRPPMEDAYLIEASERLFLPAAQLILPEIVDYHMPPAGVAHNLVFVSIKKSYPGQAYKVANGLFGLGQMMFAKVIVALDEDVRVNDFAAVWREVVQKAVPGRDTLTTRGPTDVLDHSSRGWGYGGKLVIDATTKLPEEVGSGVSSREEQGHDLAGESLFTPSPVTDLPTFDGVLAQRQTPDGYWYVALDKTRPGQARELAEVFAAHPAARGVRHLLIGDVQTDVANEQDVWWTVLNNIDPERDVWTLPSVGGGFLAWDGARKLPEEGFVREWPPKIEMTPEVRSRVEARWHLYGLPGKWR, encoded by the coding sequence ATGGCCTTTCCCGATATTCAGAGCTTCATGCGCCTGCTGGAGGAGCGTGGCGAACTCGTCCGCGTGTCTGTCCCGGTAGACCGCGAGCTGGAGATCACCGAAATCGCCGACCGACTCGTCAAATCAGGCGGTCCGGCAGTCCTCTTCGAGAACGTGAAGGGCAGCGACTTCCCGCTGGTGATCGGCCTGATGGGCACCCGCGAGCGCACGGCGCTGGCCCTGGGCGTCTCCGATCTGGACGACCTCGCCGCCAAAATCCGGCACCTCATCGACCTCAAGGGGTCGGGAGGCCTCGGCGGGCTGCTGGGCAATGTCGGCAAGTTGAGGGACGCGATGAATCTTCCGCCCCGCCGGGTGAAGTCCGGCCCCGCCCAAGAGGTGATCTGGCGCGGCGACGAGGTGGATTTGGACAGGCTCCCCATCCTGAAATGCTGGCCTCAGGACGGTGGCCCCTTCGTCACCCTGCCCCTCGTCATCACCAGGGACCCCGAAACCGGCGAACGCAACATGGGCATGTACCGGATGCAGGTCATGGGCAAGACCGTCACCGGGATGCACTGGCAGCGCCACAAGACGGGCACCAAGCATCTGGCAAAGGCGAAGCGGCTGGGCAAGCGGCTGGAGGTGGCCGTCGCTCTGGGCGGTGACCCCGCCCTGATCTACGCGGCGACCGCCCCCCTGCCGCCCGTCCCCGGCCTCGACGAGTTCGCCGTCGCGGGGTACCTGCGCGGCCAGCGCTACCCCGTCATGAAGGGCGTCACAGTTGATCTCGACGTGCCCGCCAACGCCGAATTCATCCTCGAAGGCTACGTGGACCCCTCGGAGGACTGGGCGATGGAGGGGCCGTTCGGCGACCACACCGGCTTCTACACGTTGCCCGACCTCTATCCCCGCTTCCACGTCACGGCGGTGACCATGCGCCGTCAGCCCGTCTACCCCGCGACCATCGTGGGCCGCCCGCCGATGGAGGATGCGTACCTCATTGAAGCGTCCGAGCGCCTCTTCCTGCCCGCCGCACAGCTCATCCTCCCCGAGATCGTGGACTACCACATGCCCCCGGCGGGCGTGGCCCACAACCTCGTCTTCGTCTCCATCAAGAAGAGCTACCCCGGCCAGGCCTACAAGGTCGCCAACGGCCTCTTCGGTTTGGGGCAGATGATGTTCGCCAAGGTGATCGTCGCCCTCGACGAGGACGTGCGGGTGAACGACTTTGCGGCCGTCTGGCGCGAGGTCGTGCAGAAAGCGGTGCCGGGTCGTGACACCCTCACCACGCGTGGCCCCACCGACGTGCTCGACCACTCCAGCCGGGGCTGGGGGTACGGCGGCAAGCTTGTCATCGACGCGACCACCAAGCTCCCGGAGGAAGTCGGCAGCGGCGTGAGCAGCCGCGAAGAGCAGGGGCACGACCTGGCAGGGGAGAGCCTGTTCACCCCCAGCCCGGTGACTGATCTCCCTACCTTCGACGGCGTCCTTGCCCAGCGTCAGACCCCCGACGGCTACTGGTACGTCGCCCTCGACAAGACCCGTCCCGGTCAGGCCCGCGAGCTGGCTGAGGTGTTCGCCGCCCATCCTGCGGCGCGGGGGGTGCGCCACCTCCTGATTGGCGACGTGCAGACCGACGTGGCGAACGAACAGGACGTGTGGTGGACCGTCCTCAACAACATCGACCCCGAGCGCGACGTATGGACCCTGCCCAGTGTAGGAGGAGGCTTCCTCGCCTGGGACGGCGCCCGCAAGCTCCCCGAGGAGGGCTTCGTGCGTGAGTGGCCCCCCAAGATCGAGATGACCCCCGAGGTCCGCAGCCGGGTCGAGGCCCGCTGGCATCTGTACGGGCTGCCGGGAAAGTGGCGCTGA